A stretch of Perognathus longimembris pacificus isolate PPM17 chromosome 1, ASM2315922v1, whole genome shotgun sequence DNA encodes these proteins:
- the Barx1 gene encoding homeobox protein BarH-like 1, giving the protein MQRPGEPGAARYGPPEGCADHRPHRYRSFMIEEILTEPPGPKGAAPAAAAAAAGELLKFGVQALLAARPFHSHLAVLKAEQAAVFKFPLAPLGCSGLGSALLAAGPGLPGAAGTPHLPLELQLRGKLEASGPGETGTKAKKGRRSRTVFTELQLMGLEKRFEKQKYLSTPDRIDLAESLGLSQLQVKTWYQNRRMKWKKIVLQGGGLESPTKPKGRPKKNSIPTSEQLTEQERAKEAEKPVEVPGEPSDQSRED; this is encoded by the exons ATGCAGCGGCCCGGGGAGCCGGGCGCCGCGCGCTACGGCCCGCCCGAGGGCTGTGCGGATCACCGGCCGCACCGCTACCGCAGCTTTATGATCGAGGAGATCCTCACCGAGCCGCCGGGACCCAAGGGCGCTgcgccggccgccgccgccgccgccgcgggcgaGCTGCTCAAGTTCGGCGTGCAAGCGCTGCTGGCGGCGCGGCCCTTCCACAGCCACCTAG CGGTGCTGAAGGCTGAGCAAGCAGCGGTGTTCAAGTTCCCATTGGCGCCCCTCGGCTGCTCCGGTCTGGGCTCCGCGTTGCTGGCCGCGGGGCCTGGGCTGCCCGGTGCGGCGGGGACGCCGCACCTGCCACTGGAGTTGCAACTCCGTGGGAAGTTGGAGGCATCAGGCCCTGGGGAAACAGGCACGAAAGCCAAAAAAGGGCGCCGGAGCCGTACTGTGTTCACCGAGCTGCAGTTGATGGGCCTGGAGAAACGCTTCGAGAAGCAGAAGTATCTCTCCACGCCAGACAG AATAGACCTCGCCGAGTCCCTGGGTCTGAGCCAGTTGCAGGTGAAGACGTGGTATCAGAATCGGAggatgaaatggaagaaaata GTGCTGCAGGGCGGCGGGCTGGAGTCCCCTACGAAGCCCAAGGGGCGGCCCAAGAAGAACTCCATCCCGACGAGCGAGCAACTCACCGAGCAGGAGCGCGCCAAGGAGGCAGAGAAGCCGGTAGAGGTGCCGGGCGAGCCCAGCGACCAAAGCCGGGAGGACTGA